Proteins co-encoded in one Deinococcus carri genomic window:
- the mutY gene encoding A/G-specific adenine glycosylase codes for MTLSPTDLPALRSALLTWFGRAGRALPWRTGPEGRRDPYRVWVSEVLLQQTQVARGRVYFERFLDAFPTVQVLAEAPIEAVLKAWEGCGYYARARNLHRAAGVMAREGIPTTYDGWRALPGVGPYTAAAVASLACGEARAVNDGNVRRVLARLHGERQPTEAWVQARADELLDPARPGAWNEAVMDLGATVCTPKAPRCGECALAAWCVAFRSGEPATFPAPKVRAAVREVRAVALLLGDAREAVLERREGTLLGGLMGLPTGVVAEGESERDALTRLAARLGVTVTGELGTVTHGMTHRRITLTVYGGQGGPARTPVAGAALSRLDHKALGLWERRQASLFAPA; via the coding sequence GTGACGCTCTCCCCCACCGACCTCCCCGCCCTGCGCTCGGCACTGCTGACGTGGTTTGGCCGCGCGGGCCGCGCCCTGCCCTGGCGGACGGGGCCAGAAGGCCGGCGCGACCCCTACCGCGTCTGGGTGTCGGAGGTGCTGCTCCAGCAGACGCAGGTCGCTCGCGGGCGGGTGTACTTCGAGCGGTTTCTGGATGCCTTCCCGACGGTGCAGGTGCTGGCCGAAGCGCCCATAGAGGCCGTGCTGAAGGCCTGGGAGGGCTGCGGCTACTACGCGCGGGCCAGGAACCTGCACCGGGCGGCGGGCGTGATGGCGCGGGAGGGGATACCCACCACCTACGACGGCTGGCGTGCCCTGCCGGGCGTGGGGCCGTACACGGCGGCGGCAGTGGCGAGCCTGGCGTGCGGGGAGGCGCGGGCCGTGAACGACGGGAACGTGCGCCGGGTGCTGGCCCGACTGCATGGCGAGCGGCAGCCCACCGAGGCCTGGGTGCAGGCGCGGGCCGACGAACTGCTGGACCCGGCGCGCCCCGGGGCCTGGAACGAGGCCGTGATGGACCTCGGCGCGACGGTCTGCACGCCAAAAGCGCCGAGGTGCGGCGAGTGTGCCCTCGCGGCGTGGTGCGTGGCCTTCAGGTCGGGCGAACCGGCCACCTTCCCGGCCCCGAAGGTGCGGGCGGCGGTGCGGGAGGTGCGCGCGGTGGCCCTGCTGCTGGGTGACGCGCGGGAAGCGGTGCTGGAACGCCGCGAGGGCACGCTGCTGGGCGGCCTGATGGGCCTGCCGACGGGGGTGGTGGCGGAAGGCGAGAGCGAGCGGGACGCCCTGACCCGGCTGGCGGCCCGCCTCGGCGTCACGGTGACGGGCGAACTGGGGACCGTGACGCACGGGATGACGCACCGCCGCATCACCCTGACGGTGTACGGCGGGCAGGGCGGCCCGGCCCGCACGCCGGTGGCGGGGGCGGCCCTGTCGCGGCTGGATCACAAGGCGCTGGGGCTGTGGGAGCGGCGGCAGGCGTCGCTGTTCGCCCCCGCCTGA
- a CDS encoding isoprenyl transferase, which yields MTSREPLKVALRTAKKTRDAARGALLWGYEQRLAREVKAHGRLPRHLGLILDGNRRYARAAGVEREMGYEFGIDKAHEVLQWCLELGIPAVTIWVLSTDNITRDPDEVRHLMGLFDREARNLAVDPRIHGNRVRVRAIGQHGGFPDNVLDALRELEDKTAGYDGMLLNIAVGYGGREEIVDAVKQHLSEQAAAGRGLEDVIATLEPEHISAHLYTAGTPDPDFIIRTSGEIRLSGFMLWQSVYSEYYFCDVYWPGFRRVDFLRALRDFQGRDRRFGK from the coding sequence GTGACGAGCCGTGAACCCCTCAAGGTCGCCCTCCGCACCGCGAAAAAGACGCGGGACGCGGCGCGCGGTGCCCTGCTGTGGGGCTACGAGCAGCGCCTGGCGCGCGAGGTCAAGGCCCACGGCCGACTCCCCCGCCACCTGGGCCTGATTCTGGACGGCAACCGCCGCTATGCCCGCGCCGCCGGGGTGGAACGCGAGATGGGCTACGAGTTCGGCATCGACAAGGCGCACGAGGTGTTGCAGTGGTGCCTGGAACTGGGCATTCCCGCCGTGACCATCTGGGTGCTGTCCACCGACAACATCACCCGCGACCCGGACGAGGTGCGGCACCTGATGGGCCTCTTCGACCGCGAGGCACGCAACCTCGCCGTGGACCCGCGGATTCACGGCAACCGCGTGCGCGTGCGGGCCATCGGGCAGCACGGGGGGTTTCCGGACAACGTGCTCGACGCCCTGCGCGAGCTGGAGGACAAGACCGCCGGGTACGACGGCATGCTGCTGAACATCGCCGTGGGCTACGGGGGCCGCGAGGAGATCGTGGACGCGGTCAAGCAGCACCTCTCGGAGCAGGCGGCGGCGGGCCGGGGGCTGGAGGACGTGATCGCCACGCTGGAGCCGGAGCATATCAGCGCCCACCTCTACACGGCGGGCACCCCCGACCCCGACTTCATCATCCGCACCAGCGGCGAGATTCGCCTCAGCGGCTTCATGCTGTGGCAGAGCGTGTATTCGGAATACTACTTCTGCGACGTGTACTGGCCGGGGTTCCGCCGGGTGGACTTCCTGCGGGCGCTGCGGGACTTTCAGGGGCGCGACCGGCGCTTCGGGAAATAG
- a CDS encoding gluconate:H+ symporter, producing the protein MLIALTAVAIALVIVLISVARIHPFLALLIASLFLAVVTGIPLNKVITAYETGVGGTLGHLAGIVGLGAILGKLLADSGGADRLSQWLTGLFGARRLPWAMMVLGLIIGVTVFFEVGVVLLIPIILTVVRRSRQPVLLVGIPVLAGLSVTHGLVPPHPGALIAVDAYSANIGLTILYGLIVAIPSAIVAGPLLGRWLTARVHPTGELGRSSEPGVNPATPVPEQLQPSLGATLLSVLFPIALMLLATAAQVGLPAGRAQDIISFIGNPVIALLLGVLLAYRILGSAYGASREVLLSRTGQSLLPLAGILLIIGAGGGFKNILIESGVGKAIADLAVGANWSPLVLAYLIAALVRVATGSATVALTTTAGLMTPILARTSGVSPELLVLATGAGSLILSHVNDAGFWLVKEYLGMDVKETLQTWTVMETVLSLVAFAIVMGLSLVV; encoded by the coding sequence ATGTTGATTGCGCTCACGGCGGTGGCGATTGCGCTGGTGATCGTCCTGATCTCGGTGGCCCGCATCCACCCCTTCCTGGCCCTGCTGATTGCCAGCCTGTTCCTGGCGGTCGTCACGGGCATTCCGCTGAACAAGGTCATCACCGCCTACGAGACCGGGGTGGGCGGCACGCTGGGGCACCTGGCGGGCATCGTGGGCCTGGGGGCCATTCTGGGCAAGCTGCTGGCCGATTCGGGCGGCGCGGACCGGCTCTCCCAGTGGCTGACCGGCCTGTTCGGGGCACGCCGCCTCCCCTGGGCGATGATGGTGCTGGGCCTGATCATCGGCGTGACCGTGTTTTTCGAAGTCGGGGTGGTGCTGCTGATTCCCATTATCCTGACGGTGGTGCGCCGCAGCCGCCAGCCGGTGCTGCTGGTGGGTATCCCGGTGCTGGCGGGGCTGTCGGTCACGCACGGGCTGGTGCCGCCGCACCCCGGCGCGCTGATCGCTGTGGACGCCTACAGCGCCAACATCGGCCTGACCATCCTCTACGGCCTCATCGTGGCGATTCCCAGCGCGATCGTGGCCGGGCCGCTGCTGGGGCGCTGGCTGACCGCGCGGGTGCATCCCACCGGTGAGCTGGGGCGGTCGAGTGAACCCGGCGTGAATCCGGCCACGCCCGTTCCCGAACAGCTTCAGCCCAGCCTGGGGGCCACGCTGCTGAGCGTGCTGTTTCCCATCGCCCTGATGCTGCTGGCGACCGCCGCCCAGGTGGGGCTGCCCGCGGGCCGGGCGCAGGACATCATCAGCTTTATCGGCAATCCCGTCATCGCGCTGCTGCTGGGCGTGCTGCTGGCCTACCGCATCCTGGGCAGCGCCTACGGGGCCTCGCGCGAGGTGCTGCTCAGCCGCACCGGCCAGAGCCTGCTGCCGCTGGCGGGCATCCTGCTGATCATCGGCGCGGGGGGCGGCTTCAAGAACATCCTGATCGAGAGCGGCGTGGGCAAGGCCATCGCGGACCTGGCGGTCGGGGCCAACTGGTCGCCGCTGGTGCTGGCGTACCTGATCGCCGCCCTGGTGCGGGTCGCCACCGGCTCGGCCACGGTCGCGCTGACCACCACCGCGGGCCTGATGACCCCCATCCTGGCCCGCACCAGCGGCGTCAGCCCCGAGCTGCTGGTGCTGGCGACCGGCGCGGGCAGCCTGATCCTATCGCACGTGAACGACGCGGGCTTCTGGCTGGTCAAGGAATACCTGGGCATGGACGTCAAGGAAACCCTCCAGACCTGGACCGTGATGGAAACGGTGCTGTCGCTGGTCGCCTTCGCCATCGTAATGGGGCTGTCGCTGGTGGTGTAG
- a CDS encoding gluconokinase translates to MDPHLVGLDFGTTALKAVLFQGAREVHRLNFPYPLNHDLPGQASHRLPQLLDAYERALDELEAYCAAQGIQPAAVGFSNVMHSLITVSAEGPSEVYTWADARADTGGHPPSFLFDHTGVPYHPMTPAVKLAWLTRTQDARAWQRVSGLKEEVLLRSFGVFWTDTSTAAATGLMNIDGHYDPEALRVAGVEAAQLPEIKPIDQPLPPLLQPYRSRYPRLAAAHWVIGASDGVTATEGLNIQSARQAAVSVGTSSAIRTFSRGSALDPEARLFCYRVDDREPGGRYLVGGPSNNAGLVLNWLREHFQLPLTLEDLMTGTVPGARGLLFLPALAGERAPFWDPQLQGAMLGLGLHHTPGDIARAGMEGVALHLAWLADLLRAQVGPLDEIRVTGGLTRSPAWLQVLANALNQPVSLPQDAELFEGSAFGAARIAARGAGLSLEAERAYTQIHPNADQPLYARLGRQYRAAALALRDLTHTLHAGTLAE, encoded by the coding sequence TTGGACCCCCATCTCGTCGGCCTGGATTTCGGAACCACGGCCCTGAAAGCGGTGCTGTTTCAGGGTGCCCGCGAAGTCCACCGCCTGAACTTTCCCTACCCCCTGAACCACGACCTGCCCGGCCAGGCCAGCCACCGCTTGCCCCAGTTGCTCGACGCCTACGAGCGGGCGCTGGACGAGCTGGAAGCGTACTGCGCCGCCCAGGGCATCCAGCCCGCGGCGGTGGGCTTCAGCAACGTGATGCACTCGCTGATTACGGTCAGCGCGGAGGGACCCTCTGAGGTCTACACCTGGGCGGACGCGCGCGCAGACACTGGGGGCCACCCACCTTCTTTTCTCTTTGACCACACCGGCGTGCCCTACCACCCGATGACGCCCGCCGTGAAACTGGCGTGGCTGACCCGCACCCAGGACGCGCGGGCGTGGCAGCGGGTGAGCGGCCTCAAGGAAGAAGTGCTGCTGCGGTCCTTCGGCGTGTTCTGGACCGACACCAGCACGGCGGCGGCCACCGGCCTAATGAACATAGACGGCCACTACGACCCGGAGGCGCTGCGGGTGGCCGGGGTGGAGGCGGCGCAACTGCCCGAAATCAAGCCTATCGACCAGCCGCTCCCGCCCCTGCTCCAGCCCTACCGCTCGCGCTATCCCCGGCTGGCGGCGGCCCACTGGGTTATCGGGGCCAGTGACGGCGTGACCGCCACCGAGGGGCTGAACATCCAGAGTGCGCGGCAGGCTGCCGTGTCGGTGGGCACCAGTTCGGCCATCCGCACCTTCTCGCGGGGATCGGCGCTCGACCCGGAGGCGCGGCTGTTCTGCTACCGGGTGGACGACCGCGAACCGGGCGGGCGGTACCTGGTAGGCGGCCCCAGCAACAACGCTGGGCTGGTGCTGAACTGGTTGCGTGAGCACTTCCAGCTTCCCCTCACGCTGGAAGACCTGATGACCGGCACCGTGCCCGGCGCGCGTGGTCTGCTGTTTCTGCCCGCGCTGGCGGGGGAACGTGCGCCCTTCTGGGACCCGCAGCTTCAGGGCGCGATGCTGGGACTGGGCCTGCACCACACCCCCGGCGATATCGCCCGCGCGGGGATGGAAGGCGTGGCGCTGCATCTGGCGTGGCTGGCCGACCTGCTGCGCGCGCAGGTGGGGCCGCTGGACGAGATTCGCGTGACCGGGGGCCTGACCCGCTCGCCCGCGTGGCTCCAGGTGCTGGCGAACGCCCTGAACCAGCCTGTCAGCCTGCCGCAGGACGCCGAGCTGTTCGAGGGCAGCGCCTTCGGGGCCGCGCGGATTGCGGCGCGGGGCGCGGGCCTGTCGCTGGAGGCCGAGCGCGCCTACACGCAGATTCACCCCAACGCCGACCAGCCCCTGTATGCCCGGCTGGGGCGGCAGTACCGCGCGGCGGCGCTGGCCCTGCGCGACCTGACGCACACGCTGCACGCGGGGACACTGGCCGAATGA